One Serpentinicella alkaliphila DNA segment encodes these proteins:
- a CDS encoding S-layer homology domain-containing protein, which produces MKLTNREKKSVTLLFVVVLLSIYYFFLIIPQLEKLEAKKLEMNEAELKLADYMRTDNSEQQIDSTIEDLSQKVKILANNYFPFINQEELILLLQDFINSSGIKVSSITFSQPRVETLGNTSIDAIAINISYEGNYKALNSLLERIWGFQKKVIVNNFTVSSKEDGLLNGTIALDFYRLPYGVGSEGLYHWYLDKNNKNLDPFTSTLSIGEGSNYIYRAGDSLLLIDRRYKKFNDIIGHWAEKEIDIYGTMYYIRGDKDNNYYPNESMTRGEFILLLDKVLKWTEPEQSVDLSKYEDYNNLGNYENAIAKAIYKGVYSGFIIGYTDNTLRPQAPISYTEVELVIKSIFNNPDFQWKQVAEKISAERGFNSVGQENLDKHITKAEAIYLMHTLN; this is translated from the coding sequence ATGAAATTAACAAATAGGGAGAAGAAATCAGTTACTTTACTATTTGTAGTGGTTTTATTATCTATATATTACTTTTTTTTAATAATACCCCAACTTGAAAAGCTAGAGGCTAAAAAGTTGGAAATGAATGAGGCTGAGTTAAAGCTAGCTGATTACATGAGGACAGATAATTCAGAACAGCAAATAGATAGCACCATTGAAGATTTAAGTCAAAAGGTTAAGATTTTAGCTAATAATTATTTCCCATTTATAAATCAAGAGGAATTAATTTTACTTTTGCAGGACTTTATAAATAGTTCTGGCATTAAAGTATCCTCAATAACCTTTTCACAACCTCGGGTAGAAACTCTTGGCAATACATCGATAGATGCAATAGCTATAAATATTAGCTATGAGGGTAACTATAAGGCATTAAATAGTTTACTAGAAAGAATATGGGGTTTTCAAAAAAAGGTTATAGTCAATAATTTTACAGTTAGTAGTAAAGAAGATGGACTATTAAACGGTACTATAGCTTTAGATTTTTATAGACTACCTTATGGTGTAGGGTCTGAAGGCCTATATCACTGGTACTTAGACAAAAACAATAAAAATTTGGACCCATTTACATCCACTTTATCTATAGGGGAAGGTTCAAACTACATATATAGAGCTGGAGACTCCCTATTATTAATTGATAGAAGATATAAAAAATTCAATGATATTATTGGTCACTGGGCTGAAAAGGAAATAGATATATATGGTACCATGTACTATATTCGTGGGGATAAGGATAATAATTACTATCCAAATGAAAGCATGACTAGGGGAGAATTCATATTACTTTTAGATAAGGTTTTAAAATGGACGGAGCCTGAACAAAGTGTAGATCTATCTAAGTACGAGGATTACAATAATCTTGGGAATTATGAGAATGCAATAGCAAAAGCAATATATAAAGGTGTTTATAGTGGGTTTATCATTGGGTATACAGATAATACTTTAAGACCACAAGCACCTATCAGCTATACGGAAGTTGAGCTAGTAATAAAAAGCATTTTTAATAACCCTGATTTTCAGTGGAAGCAAGTTGCTGAAAAAATTAGTGCTGAAAGAGGATTTAACTCTGTAGGGCAAGAAAACTTAGATAAGCATATTACAAAGGCAGAAGCAATTTATTTAATGCATACTTTAAATTAA
- a CDS encoding type II secretion system protein, protein MIQFIGKKIKNKKGFTLIELIVVIAILGILAGIAVPRFTGFRQKATDGADRQYAALIGNAITVAMAEGSLIGPVAVVVQTNGTYTVTTAGTGTALTEADSRITNLVAVKPLAGTSTRTVNVTADGVITVTP, encoded by the coding sequence ATGATTCAATTTATTGGAAAGAAAATTAAAAACAAAAAAGGCTTCACTCTTATCGAACTTATCGTAGTTATTGCTATTTTAGGTATTTTGGCGGGAATTGCTGTTCCGAGATTTACAGGATTCAGACAGAAAGCCACTGATGGTGCAGACAGGCAATATGCTGCTCTAATCGGTAATGCGATTACTGTAGCTATGGCCGAAGGTAGTTTAATAGGACCAGTAGCGGTAGTTGTACAAACTAACGGAACTTATACTGTTACTACTGCAGGCACAGGAACGGCACTAACTGAGGCAGATTCAAGAATTACTAACTTAGTTGCAGTAAAACCTTTAGCTGGCACGAGTACACGTACAGTAAATGTTACTGCTGATGGAGTAATAACAGTAACACCATAG
- the gspE gene encoding type II secretion system ATPase GspE, whose translation MKFKNKRLGDLLVDVKSITQEQLEEALRLQKSTGEKLGEILIKGKYITEKALIEVLEFQLGIPHVILDNYYIEPEIPRLISEKLARRHTLIPIKKDRGKLVVAMADPLNIFALDDIKIATGFDVEPVIATRNDILNTISVYYEKETAEQALEEFQENFNIESIDDYDEEILNQIKNSPVVKLVNSIISQAVKSSASDIHIEPGERNLRVRFRIDGDLQEVMSLAKSSHSPIVTRIKIMGKMDIAEKRIPQDGRVETSIEGKDIDLRISILPTVHGEKIVIRLLDRSGVVLSKNQLGFLDENLKSFDNIIQNPHGIFLVTGPTGSGKTTTLYAVLKELNKVDKNIITVEDPVEYRLEGINQTQVNVKAGLTFANGLRAILRQDPDIVMIGEIRDTETAQIAVRAAITGHLVLSTLHTNDTASTVTRLIDMGIEPYLISTSVVGIIAQRLIKKICSNCKVSYEGGNNEKELLNLDHNPTLYKGSGCNYCNQTGYKGRTAIHEIMPINKAIKSLIDNKDTADVIKRMAVEQGMVTLRENATRLVLEGVTTTDELLKVTFSLD comes from the coding sequence ATGAAATTCAAAAACAAAAGACTCGGAGATTTGTTAGTAGATGTAAAAAGTATAACTCAGGAGCAGCTGGAAGAAGCATTAAGGCTACAGAAATCTACCGGAGAAAAGCTCGGGGAAATCCTAATTAAAGGGAAGTATATAACTGAAAAAGCGCTCATAGAGGTACTAGAATTTCAACTAGGTATACCACATGTTATACTCGATAACTATTATATTGAGCCAGAAATTCCTAGATTGATTAGTGAAAAATTAGCTCGTCGTCACACCCTTATACCTATAAAAAAGGATAGGGGAAAACTAGTAGTTGCTATGGCGGACCCATTAAATATATTTGCTTTAGATGATATTAAAATAGCAACTGGTTTTGATGTTGAGCCTGTAATTGCAACTCGAAATGACATCCTGAATACTATCTCAGTTTACTATGAAAAAGAAACTGCTGAACAGGCTTTAGAAGAATTTCAAGAAAACTTTAATATAGAATCAATAGATGATTATGATGAAGAAATCTTAAATCAAATAAAAAACTCACCCGTTGTAAAGTTAGTAAACTCAATAATAAGCCAGGCAGTAAAATCATCAGCTAGTGATATTCATATAGAGCCGGGAGAAAGAAATTTAAGAGTTCGCTTTAGGATAGATGGGGATTTACAGGAAGTTATGAGTCTGGCTAAGTCAAGCCACTCTCCTATAGTTACCAGGATTAAAATCATGGGTAAGATGGATATAGCTGAGAAGAGAATTCCTCAAGATGGTAGAGTGGAAACGAGTATAGAAGGAAAAGATATCGATTTGAGAATTTCAATATTGCCAACGGTACATGGGGAAAAAATAGTTATACGATTATTAGATAGAAGTGGGGTAGTGTTATCTAAGAATCAATTAGGATTTTTAGATGAGAATTTAAAATCCTTTGATAATATAATTCAAAACCCACATGGTATCTTTTTAGTTACAGGCCCTACGGGCAGTGGAAAGACAACTACTTTGTATGCAGTACTTAAGGAACTAAATAAGGTAGATAAAAACATTATTACAGTTGAAGACCCGGTGGAGTATCGTTTAGAAGGAATTAATCAGACTCAAGTAAATGTTAAAGCTGGTCTTACTTTTGCTAATGGTTTAAGAGCTATACTAAGACAAGACCCTGATATTGTAATGATTGGTGAAATTCGAGACACTGAAACTGCACAAATTGCTGTTAGAGCAGCTATTACTGGACACTTGGTTTTAAGCACACTTCATACTAACGACACGGCCTCTACAGTAACTAGATTAATAGATATGGGAATAGAACCTTACCTAATATCTACATCTGTTGTAGGTATAATTGCACAAAGGCTCATTAAGAAGATTTGTAGTAACTGTAAGGTATCCTATGAAGGTGGAAACAACGAAAAAGAATTATTAAATTTGGATCACAATCCAACCCTTTATAAAGGGTCAGGGTGTAATTATTGTAATCAAACAGGGTATAAAGGTCGTACAGCTATTCATGAAATTATGCCAATAAATAAAGCTATTAAATCGCTAATTGATAATAAAGATACTGCAGATGTAATAAAAAGAATGGCCGTTGAACAAGGTATGGTTACACTAAGGGAAAATGCAACTAGACTTGTTTTAGAAGGGGTTACCACAACTGATGAACTTTTAAAAGTAACCTTTAGCTTAGATTAG
- a CDS encoding type II secretion system F family protein, with protein sequence MPVYQYKAVSVRGENIEGTYTAKSKNEVVMMLKENQNYPVSIQESVSKDIRDFQLLSKVKTKDIAVFCRQFYTMLNSGITIIQCLDILRQQVENKKLKKAVGEVYEDVQKGLTFSEALKKHPVVFPQLMTYMVAAGEVSGSLDIVMDRLSTHYEKENKIQNKVKGAMIYPIILSLVSAVTVIFLLTFVMPTFLSMFQSSGVALPLPTRMLLSFSEAIKAYWYVFIIVSLALFYGVKRFVNSEEGRLEFDKFKLSIPLINKLNQKIISARFSRTLSTLLISGIPLLQSLENVANSVGNRYAAEGIMKAMEDIQKGADIATPIKQTGLFPPMLDNMIRIGEESGTLDEILDKTANFYDEEVDFAISKMTTMLEPIMIVFMAIIIGFIVIAMVLPMFDMMQTVQ encoded by the coding sequence ATGCCTGTATACCAATATAAAGCGGTTAGTGTAAGGGGAGAGAATATTGAAGGCACATATACTGCTAAATCAAAAAATGAAGTAGTTATGATGCTAAAGGAAAACCAAAACTATCCTGTGTCAATTCAGGAGTCTGTGTCGAAAGATATTAGAGATTTTCAACTGTTAAGTAAAGTTAAAACTAAAGATATAGCAGTGTTTTGTAGGCAGTTTTATACAATGCTAAATTCAGGTATTACAATAATACAATGTCTAGACATTCTTAGGCAGCAAGTAGAGAATAAGAAACTAAAAAAAGCAGTAGGTGAAGTTTACGAAGATGTTCAAAAAGGCCTTACTTTTTCTGAAGCTCTAAAGAAGCATCCAGTGGTTTTTCCTCAACTTATGACATATATGGTTGCAGCTGGGGAAGTGAGTGGAAGTTTAGATATTGTTATGGACAGATTATCTACTCATTATGAAAAGGAAAATAAAATTCAGAATAAAGTTAAAGGTGCAATGATATACCCAATTATTTTAAGTTTAGTTTCTGCTGTGACTGTGATTTTTCTATTAACCTTTGTTATGCCTACCTTTCTTAGTATGTTTCAAAGTAGTGGTGTAGCTTTACCTTTGCCGACTAGAATGCTTTTATCTTTTAGCGAAGCAATTAAGGCATATTGGTACGTATTTATTATAGTATCACTCGCATTATTCTATGGTGTGAAACGATTTGTAAATAGTGAAGAGGGACGATTAGAATTTGATAAATTTAAACTAAGCATTCCATTAATAAACAAGTTAAACCAGAAAATAATTTCTGCTAGATTTTCAAGAACTTTATCTACTCTACTTATAAGTGGTATTCCATTATTACAATCTTTAGAAAATGTAGCAAATTCAGTTGGTAATAGGTATGCAGCTGAAGGTATCATGAAAGCAATGGAAGATATTCAAAAGGGAGCAGATATAGCGACACCAATTAAGCAAACAGGTCTCTTCCCTCCAATGTTAGATAACATGATTCGTATAGGAGAGGAGTCCGGAACATTAGATGAAATTCTAGATAAAACAGCTAACTTTTATGATGAAGAAGTAGATTTTGCTATTAGTAAGATGACTACTATGCTAGAGCCAATTATGATAGTATTTATGGCAATTATAATTGGATTTATAGTTATAGCTATGGTATTACCAATGTTTGATATGATGCAAACAGTACAGTAA
- a CDS encoding PilN domain-containing protein, which translates to MRDINFFEPYVFKQRGIEKKQKIFYGIAIILTMGLVSIPVVNYIRITNMTNDISSIYEILQSPEATLKLERVREKEARVSTLRNQLQLVSSIEQGISSLDIINDLLINEVFGTVPENLFFQSMNASEDNITIQGNAKDKSSIAEFEYNLRLTEAFEDIFIPSINLDEGIYNFTIQFKVKEVR; encoded by the coding sequence ATGAGAGATATAAATTTTTTTGAACCCTATGTTTTCAAGCAAAGAGGCATAGAAAAAAAACAAAAGATATTCTATGGCATAGCAATAATTCTAACAATGGGACTAGTATCTATTCCAGTTGTTAATTATATAAGAATTACTAATATGACAAATGATATTTCTTCAATTTATGAAATACTACAAAGTCCTGAAGCAACTTTGAAGTTGGAAAGAGTAAGGGAAAAGGAAGCTAGAGTAAGTACACTGAGAAATCAATTACAATTAGTTAGTAGCATTGAGCAGGGAATTAGCAGTCTTGATATTATCAATGATCTTTTAATTAACGAAGTTTTTGGAACTGTCCCTGAAAATTTATTCTTTCAGTCTATGAATGCATCCGAAGATAATATTACTATTCAGGGAAATGCAAAGGATAAAAGTTCTATAGCTGAATTTGAATATAATTTAAGACTAACTGAAGCTTTTGAAGATATATTTATTCCTTCTATTAACCTAGATGAGGGCATCTATAACTTTACTATTCAATTTAAAGTAAAGGAAGTGAGATAG
- a CDS encoding type IV pilus twitching motility protein PilT, producing the protein MDIYELMDKTMESKSSDLHITVGVPPTIRINGQLVPIGETKLIAQDTDIIAKQLLNEEQQKRLEEKGELDLSISTPGRGRFRVNVYKQRGSYTIAMRVIHSQIPSFDELGLPDVLRDLSRKTRGLILATGPTGSGKTTTLASMIDLINSERKCHILTLEDPIEYLHRHNKSLVNQREIGSDTFSFANGLRSALRQDPDVILVGEMRDLETISIAITAAETGHLVLSTLHTLGAAKTIDRIIDVFPPHQQQHIRIQLASVLEGVVSQQLLPRKDESGRVAAIEVMVANDAIRNLIREGKTHLIQASIQTGVKFGMKTMDHSLIELYRDMIISKETALFYAVDTEYVRKQLFF; encoded by the coding sequence ATTGATATATACGAACTGATGGACAAAACAATGGAATCTAAGAGTTCTGATTTACATATTACCGTTGGGGTACCTCCAACTATTAGAATTAATGGACAGTTAGTGCCCATTGGAGAAACTAAACTCATTGCACAAGATACGGATATAATTGCAAAACAATTATTAAATGAGGAACAACAAAAAAGATTAGAAGAAAAGGGAGAGTTAGACTTGTCTATTTCTACTCCTGGAAGAGGTAGATTTAGGGTAAATGTCTATAAACAGAGGGGCAGCTATACAATTGCAATGAGGGTAATTCACTCGCAAATACCATCATTTGATGAGTTAGGACTACCTGATGTATTAAGGGATTTATCTAGAAAAACCAGGGGACTTATACTAGCTACTGGTCCAACTGGAAGTGGTAAAACAACAACTCTAGCTTCTATGATTGATTTAATAAATTCAGAGAGAAAGTGTCACATATTGACCTTGGAGGACCCAATAGAGTATTTACACAGACATAATAAAAGTCTAGTAAATCAAAGAGAAATTGGTTCAGATACTTTTAGTTTTGCAAATGGTTTAAGATCCGCTTTAAGGCAAGATCCTGATGTTATTTTAGTTGGAGAGATGAGAGATTTAGAAACTATATCTATTGCGATTACTGCTGCTGAAACAGGACACTTAGTATTATCTACGTTACATACACTTGGAGCTGCTAAAACAATAGATAGGATAATTGATGTATTTCCGCCCCACCAACAGCAACATATAAGAATACAGCTTGCGTCAGTTTTAGAAGGTGTGGTGTCTCAACAGTTACTACCTAGAAAAGATGAAAGTGGCCGAGTTGCTGCTATTGAGGTTATGGTAGCAAATGATGCAATTCGAAATTTAATTCGTGAAGGTAAAACTCATTTAATACAGGCTTCAATTCAAACAGGTGTTAAATTTGGCATGAAGACAATGGATCACTCTTTAATAGAACTATATAGGGATATGATTATTTCTAAAGAAACTGCTCTATTCTACGCCGTCGACACAGAGTATGTTAGAAAGCAACTTTTTTTCTAG
- a CDS encoding type IV pilus modification PilV family protein, giving the protein MKLVKSKDYISNQIGMTLVEILVSFAILSIIIIPFFTILTKSAFVINKSANTIDATYVAQRVIEEMYNQSKDVTVPAPADGEERDWDLYNGDYWIYKKISTQTNRVKVLVKVYSDTSESNLEAQMETLLIWHD; this is encoded by the coding sequence ATGAAACTAGTCAAATCAAAGGATTATATATCAAATCAAATAGGAATGACACTTGTCGAAATATTGGTTTCTTTCGCGATACTAAGTATTATTATAATACCTTTTTTTACAATACTAACTAAATCAGCTTTTGTTATTAATAAATCAGCTAATACTATTGATGCAACTTATGTTGCACAAAGGGTAATTGAAGAAATGTATAATCAGAGTAAAGATGTCACAGTTCCTGCCCCTGCAGATGGTGAAGAACGAGATTGGGACCTTTATAATGGAGACTACTGGATTTATAAAAAAATTAGTACTCAAACTAACCGAGTTAAAGTTCTAGTAAAGGTTTATTCAGATACTTCTGAGAGCAATTTAGAGGCTCAAATGGAAACACTTTTAATTTGGCATGATTAA